GACCGAAGCCAGGAGTGCGGCCGCCAATCCGGTAATCATAACCAGCGACAACACCATATTCCGAAATGAAGATTCCAGTTTAGCCATGTTTTACCTCCCCGAAACGTGTTGGTTTACAATAGGTATTAAGCAAAGGCGTTACCCCGTTCATCAGCAGAATGGCAAAAGAAACCCCTTCCGGATAAGCGCCGTATTGACGAATCAGCATGGTAAGCAGTCCGATAGAAGCGCCATAAATCAGCATTCCTTTGGATGTCATGGGTGAAGTCACATAATCAGTTGCCATAAATATCGCGCCCAGCATCAAACCGCCAGAGAAAAGGTGCTGCACCGGATCGCTCCCCATCAGGAAAGCAAAGAGAGCAACCGACGCAAAGATGGAGACCGGAATATGCCAGGTGATAATCTTACGGATCAACAGGAATACGAATCCGGCTAACAGGGCCAATGCACTGATTTCACCAAGACTTCCTCCCATTTTTCCATAAAATAAATCGAGAAAATGGAGTGAATCCGTTGATAGATATCCCTTCAACACAGCTAAATGGGTGGCTCCGGTCTCCACATCCACCGTGGAAAAACGATTGGCAGCATTGGCTATGGGCCAGGTGGTCATTTGAGCCGGAAATGAAATCAGCAGAAAAACCCTTCCGGCCAATGCGGGATTAAAGAGGTTGTTCCCCAATCCCCCAAACGGCATCTTGGCTACACCGATCGCAAACAGGGCTCCTAAAACGACTATCCATAATGGTAAATTAGAAGGCAAATTAAAGGCAAGCAACACGCCGGTCAATATCGCCGAACCATCCGAAATGGTCTTTTCTCCTTTAAGCAAATAGCGCTGTATCAGGTATTCGAATAGCAAACAGGCCGCTACCGAAGTCGCCGTCACCGTAATGGCTCCCAGTCCGAATGCATATACAGCCACGCAAAAGGCCGGAACCAGGGCAATCAGCACACTGTGCATGTTTTTGGCGACCGAGTCGCCACTGTGGATATGAGGGGATGGGGAAACTATCAATGGTTGTGTCATGATTAACTGTCAGTTTGTAGAATATTACTTTTGGGCACGCAATAAAGCGCCTGCTTTTGATTTACCCAGTCGGATAAAATCGACCAAAGGTCGATTGGCCGGACAAACGTAGGAGCATGTACCGCACTCGATGCAATCCATTACCCGCTCTTTTACTGCCATTTCCCAAAGTTGCAATTCTCCGGCTTTTCCAAGCAAATAGGGCTCCAGTTCCATCGGACAAGCCTGTACACATTTTGAACAGCGAATGCAGGGTTTCATCTTTACCCGTTGGGCTTCATCGTTAGTCAGAAGCAAAATCCCCGAACAACCTTTCACGACAGGCACGTCTGCATTTACCACCGCCTTCCCCATCATCGGTCCACCAGCAATGATTTTTCCGGTATTACCGGGCATTTCCCCAACGGCTTCAATCAGTTGCCGGATAGGAGTCCCAATACGCACCAATTTATTTGAAGGCCGGAGGACCGAACTTCCTGAGATTGTGACCACCCGCTCCACCAACGGTTTATTTTTTTGCACCGCTTCGTACACGGCAAAAACCGTGGCAACATTCTGCACCGTAGCGCCTACAGATGCGGGAAGTTCACCACTTTTCACTCGACGATTCAGTACAGCTTCAATCAATTGTTTTTCACTTCCCTGCGGATATTGGGTTTGCAGGGCCACCACTTCAATGCCGGAAGAATCCTTCACCTTCTCCCTGAATAGCCGGATTGCATCTGCCTTGTTATTTTCAATGGCGATAAATGCCTTATTAATTTTCAATGCCTTCATCAGCAATTGAATCCCGACCAGGATTTCATCCGCCTTTTCCAGCATCAGTTGATGGTCTGCGGTCAGGTAGGGCTCACATTCTACCGCGTTGACCAATAACACTTCAATTGTGGCACCGTTCGGCGGAGTTAATTTTACATGAGTCGGAAAGGTAGCTCCTCCCAGGCCAACAATCCCCATTTGCCCGATTTTGGAAATAATATCTTCAGGAGAGTATTGAATATCAGTTACCAAAGTATCAGTCCGGTCAATCCCGGATTCCCATTCATCCCCGTCCACATCGATAAAAATTGCAGGGCGACGATACCCGCTGATGTCAGTTACTTCATCAATCTTACTCACGACACCGGATACGGAAGAATGAATATTGGCAGAAACAAAACCATTTGCACGGGCAATGAGTGTACCCACCTTCACACTGTCTCCCTTTGCAACAATGGGAGACGATGGAATGCCCAGACTTTGAGCAATCGGGATAACGGCTGTTGTCGGGGGATGAAGCAATACTATCGGCTTTCTTGCCGACAATTTATTTTCAGGAGGATGAATCCCACCTTTTTTAAATGTTCTGTATTTATACTTTTGGAAAAACGATAAGCTCATAGTAACATTCGATATCGATTATTCTTCTGCCTCAGTTTTCTTTTGGGGCGGAAAGTTCAACTCTGCAATAGCCGAAGTTGGACAAACTTCCACACAAGCACGGCACAACGTACATAAATTACAATCTATGTACGCCAGATTATTTGCAATGGTAATTGCGTTATAGCTACAGACTTGCCGGCATTTGGAGCAGGCAATACAGGAAACCGAACAGGCTTTACGGGAAATAGCTCCTTTGTCCTTATTTACACAGTTGACAAATATCCGGTGTGATTTCTCCCCTTTTTTCCTGAGTTCGATTATATTTTTCGGACAAGCCTTAACACAAGCCCCGCAAGCTGTACATTTATCTTCAACAACTTCTGGCAGGAGTGTTTGTTCATTAATATATATAGCGTCAAACATACACGCTTTCACACAATCGCCATGCGAAAGACATCCGAATGAACAACCCGTTTCACCACCATAAAGCATCGACTCCACGGCACAGCTTTTAGCGCCATCGTATTGACTGGTACGGGGGCGATTGTCGCAGGATCCATTACACCGAACCACCGCAATCATCGGAGCAGTGACTTGCACTTCAAAACCCAGCAAACCTCCAACCCTTGACATCAACTCATCACCACCAACCGGACATCTCAGTCCATTTAAAGACGAAGCTTTCACACAGGCTTCGGCAAATCCGTGACAACCGGGATAACCGCATCCACCGCAATTGGCCGCCGGAAGGATTTCCTCGAGCAGATTCACCCGTTTATCTTCCACTACCTGAAAGCGATTGGCAACCACATATAATATGATTGCACTTGTACCCCCGACGATAGCGAGCAAAATTACAGATATAAGGATAATACTCATAAACAATAAACCTACAATTTATATACCGGTCTTTATCCGAAAGACGAATTTTCGCTTCAGGGTATCCCGCTTCAGATACAAAACCAGATAATATGGGACCAGCATCAAAAGAGACACTGCTCCGGATATTAATTCACTGAAAAAATAGTGTTGGAAAATAACGAGTGTAAAAATAAGAATTACCAGCGGAATAACGAAGGCATAAACAATGGCCTGCATACCCATTGACACACTTCCTTCCAGTAATACTTTCTGACCGATGTGAAGATTTTCAGGAGGCAAAGGCAGGTCAAGAATTATTTCCGATTGATCAACAACACTGCAACTACCTTTTGCATGACACCCGGCACAAGCCGACTGCTTATATAACCGGATGGTAACCTTCGCTTCATTAAGTTCAATAATTGTACCTTCGTGCTGGATCATTTTACTGCTTCCTTACTTTTCGAAGTAAAGATAAATAAAGATAATCAGACCGGATTCCCGGAAAATAAAAAAAGCAACTTTCGTTGCTTTTAGTTCAGAAACATATTGACTGTTTTTCCTTTTTCAGTTTTCTCCACAGTGAAGGTTCGGGCAAATTGCTTTAGCAGATTTAATGTAGATTTTCTCGGATTGTACCGACTTAATTCATTTTGCATTTTGTTTTTACTGTGAAATTCAGAAGTGTAAGCTTTCTTCATAGGCTAATTTAATTATGGTAAGGTAATACAGGTGATTGCAATATCCCTGCTATAATAAACTAACGCAACTGTTTGTCATTTAGTATCCAAACCTCCATTATTTGATTTTACAGGTTGAAAATCCGATTAACTAAAGGAGCGTTTCAAATTTAACAACCGCGGTCATCTTGAAATATCCAGCTGATTTACTTACACATACAACCATTTCAAAACCCTTCATCAACCGGCCCCCTTCTATATTTCAATATAAATTCAGGTGAAAAATCCGGATTATAATTTTTTTCACTATTTTTGCCGGTCGAAATTCGAAAGACCTGAGATATTCGGATAAAATAATGAGGAGTTAATAACCCTACCTTATACAAATGTTATGAAACTAATGCAACAGAAATTGGCCGAGTTCGATGCCCCACAAAAGGCAAAAGCACTTGGTGTTTACCCCTATTTTCGCATGATCGAGAGCGATCAGGATACGGAAGTAATCATTAACGGTAAAAAGGTATTGATGTTTGGATCAAACAGTTACCTCGGCCTGACCAACCACCCCAAAATTAAGGAAGCTGCTATTGCTGCTATAAAAAAATATGGAACCGGATGTGCCGGTTCACGTTTTTTGAATGGTACACTGGACATCCACGTTGAGCTGGAAAAACGCTTGGCTAAATTTGTTGGTAAAGAAGATGCTATCATTTATTCTACCGGATTTCAGGTAAACCTCGGTGTAGTATCGTGTCTTACCGGACGTCAGGACTATATTATCTGGGACGAACTTGACCATGCTTCAATCATTGAAGGACGCAGATTGTCATATTCCAATTCAGTTAAGTTCCGTCACAATGACATGGCTTCTCTGGAAAAAGCACTGGCTAAATGCGATCCTGATAAAGTAAAACTGATCGTTGTTGACGGCGTTTTTAGTATGGAAGGCGACCAGGCTCCATTGACAGAGATTGTACCTCTGGCTAAAAAATACAATGCCAACCTGATGGTGGACGAAGCCCACAGTTTGGGTGTGTTCGGCAAAAACGGACAAGGATTGTGCCACGCTTCAGGCGTAACTGACGATGTTGATCTTATCATGGGTACTTTCAGTAAATCGTTTGCTTCTTTAGGTGGATTTATTGCAACAGATGAAATTACAGCCAATTACCTGCGCCACAATTCTCGTTCATACATCTTCAGTGCAAGTATTACGCCTGCATCGACAGCCGCAGTTAATGCAGCTTTGGATATCATGGAAAGTGAACCGGAGCGCTTCGAGCACCTGTGGAAACTGACTGATTACGCATTGAAAGGTTTCCGTGCTATCGGTTGCGAAATCGGCCACACTACCACTCCGATTATTCCATTGTTCGTTCGTGACAATGAAAAAACCTTCCTGGTTACAAAAATGCTGCTTGAAGCGGGCATTTTCGTAAATCCGGTTGTTTCTCCGGCAGTTGCTCCAGACAGCACATTGATTCGCTTCTCTCTGATGGCAACGCACACATTCGAACAGCTTGACTATGCTATCGAAACCATCCAAAAATGTTTCAAGCAATTAGGCATTATCTAATTCCCGAAATATATTACTTCAAAAGCCCTGCAGATCATTATCTGTGGGGCTTTCTTTTTGTCCGATATTCCGTTTTCACAATAACAACTTTTCATATCCCCTCCCCTTCAACGCATTTTGTTAAAATGGCATAACCCAAGAAACTATTTAAGGATCAATTATGTTATTGAGGTATGTTGTTTGTTTTATTCACATTTCGCCTTATTTATCAAACAGATGAAAGAGTAATTTGCTGATTTTACATTCGAATCAAATAATACTAATCTAAACTTTACGATTATGAAAAAGATTTCTATTCTACTGTTAAGTTTCATGTGTAGTATGGTTATGATTGCCCAGAATGCTGACAATCCCTGGGCAATAGAAGGCCAGTTTGGTAAAAGCGAATACCGTGGTGACATCCAGAATCAGTATTGGAAATGGGATCCATTCTATGCCCTGGGCGGTATTGGCATAAGTAAATACCTCAACAAGTCATTCGATCTGGGAGGCTATTTTTCATTGGGTAAAATCGGAGCAGAAGTTGGAACGCGTAAATTTCTTGGTGGACGTTGGGACTTAAACCTACTAGGCAAATACAAATTGAACAACGGCAAAATCCTAAGCGAAAACAGCATTATTGCCCCCTATTTAGCTGCAGGATTAGGCTATGCTGACTATTACAACGGCTTTGGAGGCAACAGTTCAATCTTCCGTACAGGTGTCAATATGACGATTCCGCTGGGAGGCGGCATTAAAGTCAATCTATCCAAAAACGTAGCCCTTCAATACCAATTACTGTTCAACTTCAACGAAAGCGACTGGAACGGAGATAAACGTTACGATAATAAGATCGATAACTTCCTGAAACACACCGTAGGAATCGTGATTAGCTTCGGTGGTAAAAAAGACTCAGACAAAGACGGCGTATCAGATAAACTCGACGCCTGCCCGGGAACTCCGGCGGGTGTGCAGGTTGATGCCAAAGGTTGCCCAATCGACAGTGACGGCGATGGTGTAGCAGACTATCTGGATAAATGTCCGAATACCCCCCCCGGTGCGCAGGTTGATGCCAGCGGTTGTCCGATTGATAGCGACAATGACGGTGTTGCCGATTATCTGGATAAATGCCCGAATACACCTGCCAATGTAAAAGTTGATGCAAAAGGCTGTCCACTTGACAGCGATGATGATGGTGTGGCTGACTACCAGGATCAATGCCCGAACGAAAAAGGCAAGGCTTCTACCATGGGTTGTCCTGACAGAGACAATGATGGAGTGGCTGATAAAGATGATAAATGCCCTGATGTTGCCGGCCCTGCAAGCAACGGAGGTTGCCCGGTAGTTGAAAAACAAGGTATCCCGAATCTGTTATTTGCAACAAACCAATATGCAATTACACCCGAACATCAAACCATCCTGAGCGATGTGGTTAAAACCCTGAATGCAAACAAAGACTCCAAACTTTTGGTTAACGGTCACGCTGACAGCACAGGACCTGATGAATACAACCAGAAACTTTCCGAAAAAAGAGCAACCTCTGTAAAAGTTTATCTGGTGAAAAAGAAAATTGCCGCAAAACGTATCTCAACAGCCGGATACGGAGAAACCCAACCGGTCGGTGATAATAACACTGAAGAAGGCAAAGCTCAAAACAGAAGAGCTGAGTTGCAACTTAAATAACAAAAACCGATTCAAGCCCTGCTCCAAAAAAGCAGGGCTTTTTCTTGCTTAAAACTACATCTCTTATTGTTTTCTCAACACAAAGTCCCTTTGCTTTAAACTTTTTTCATTACCTATCTGTTTACAAGGATAGGTATTTGTGTTTATTCACAAATCAAATAAACTTTATTCATTCAAACATTTCATATTTAGTCGTTTAATCAAATAATAGATCAGTTATGAAGAAGATTAGCATTTTATTACTGGGTGTATTTTGCTCGATAGCCATTTATGCCCAAAACGCAGACAAAAAGTGGGCCATCGAAGCTCTGTTCGGGAAAAACGAGTACAATGGCGACATTGCCAATGACTACTTCAAATGGAACAAAACCTTCTACGGAATGGGAGGATTGGGGCTAAACTTCTATCTGGATAAAAATTTCGATGGAGGTTTTCAGGCTACTTATGGAAAATATGGTTCCTGGGTTAACTCAACAAGTAATTTTCTGGGAAAGAAGTTTGACCTTTCCGGATTATTGAGATATAAACTCAATAATGGCTATATCCTGCCGGAGAATAGCTTCTTTGCCCCGTACCTGACTGCTGGGTTTGGTTATGTGAATTACTCTGGTGGCCCCAAGATTTACGAAAGCAACACTGCGATCATTCCATTGGGAGTAGGATTAAAATTCAATTTCTCAAAGACCGTGGCATTACAGTACCAATGGCTCTTCAACTTTAATGCGAGCGACCGTCAGGATTTCAAAATGGATAACAAAGACGATAACTTCATGAAACACTCCGTGGGACTCGTAATCAGCTTTGGAGGCAAAAAAGACAAAGACAACGACGGTGTACTTGACAAATATGATCTTTGTCCGAACACTCCGCTGGGCGTAAAAGTGGATGCCAAAGGTTGTCCGATTGACAGTGACGGCGATGGTGTAGCTGATTATCTGGATAAATGTCCAAACACTCCGGCTGGTGTTAAAGTGGATGCGAATGGTTGTCCGCTAGACAGTGACGGTGACGGTGTACCTGACTATCTGGATAAATGCCCGAATACCCCTGCCGGTGTACAGGTGGATGCAAATGGGTGCCCGATTGATTCTGACGGAGACGGCGTGGCTGATTATCTGGATAAATGTCCTAATACTCCTGCCGGTGTTCAGGTTGATGCTAACGGTTGCCCGCTGGACCGTGACGGTGACGGTGTGCCTGATTATCTGGATAAATGCCCGGATGTGAAAGGTACAATTGAAAATAAAGGATGTCCGGAAATAAAACAAGAGACCAAAGAGGTATTCAAAAGAGCACTACAGGGTATACAGTTTGCCACCGGTAAAGATGTGATCCTGCCGAAATCATTCCCGATTCTGGATAATGTCGTTTCCATTATGAAAGAAAATCCGGCTTATCAGCTCGACATTAACGGACACACCGACAATGTTGGTAAACCTGAAGCCAACCAGATTCTTTCGGAAAAACGTGCAGCAGCAGTGAAGGCTTACCTGGTACAAAAAGGCATCAGTGCTGATCGTTTGATGTCAGCCGGATTCGGGGATAAACAACCGGTTGCTGACAACAAAACGGCTGCGGGAAGACAACAAAACAGACGGGTAGAGTTTAAAGTAAACTTCTAAAACAAACCTGTTTCAGATAACGGAAAAGGAGGAAATCTTTGCAGGTTTCCTCCTTTTTTTATTGAACACCAAGGCGATTAAGTACTGAGTATAATTTAATGTCCTATTTATACCATGCTTCTATAGGACTGTCTAGTCTTATCAATCCGGCAAGCGGCATGAAGCCGCTGCCCGGAGCACAGCGCTAGCGTTCAGCGGCTTCATGCCGCTTGACGCGTAATTCTTATTTCCCAATTCATACGACATCAATTCTCTCCTATCACTTAATGGATAAAATCAAATAAGCTTTCCCCTCACCCTAACCAGTCTAGCAATCGTTTATAGATCGGATTCTTCTCCAATATCTCCGGATTGCCCAGAATAAAGAGTTGTTTCTTAGCACGAGTGAGCGCTACGTTAAGTTTACGGTCCACCTCTACCCCTTCGTCGATGGTGATGTTGGGAAGAAAGGCCAACTGGTGCAGACGGTTTACACAAAACGAATAGATAATCACATCGCGTTGCCCGCCCTGGAAGCGTTCCACCGTATCAACAGAGAGGCCTTGCAGTTCGGTGATGCCGGTATTTTGCAATTCACGGCGGATGGCTGCAATCTGACTGCGGTAAGGTGTTATGATCCCCACACTTTCTCCGCCGTGAAACGGAATATCATTCAACTTATATAAATCATAGACCGACCGGCAAATCTCAGCCGTCAGTTTCGCCTCATTGCTGTTTATCTTAAATGAAATATCGGACGAAGAGGTCGTAGTCGGGAAAAAGTGAATCCGTTTCGAAGCCAGCAACTGCGTGAAACTATCCTCCCCCTTCTGTTCGTAAGGCAGATCCTCCTCTTGATGCGGAGTTGGTACCACGCGAAGTCGGTTATGGTAAAAGGCTTTGTTTGCAAATTCCGCAACCTCTTCATGCATGCGTCCCTGACGGTGAAGCATGTCAATGCAATGAGTTAAGCCCTTCTCCGTAGCATTGCGGAAGAGCCGCTCAAACAACGCTTCCCGGAAATTCAACAAACCAATCTGCCGCAATGACTCTTCTTTCACCTCCGATTCGGAAGGGGACTGCACCACAACAGCCGGTAATTGCTTATGATCGCCAATCAGTACAAACTTCCCGATGGCATTCTCTCCGTGACGGTCTTTCGCACAGAGCAGCCACAGCAGTTGCGGCTCGATGATCTGGCTCGCTTCGTCCACGATGGCTACGTCGAAACGTTTCAGGCGGAAGAGTCCGGTACGACCGTTCATCGTGGGCACGGTGGAGACATAGACGCGACAGTTTTGAAGGCGCTGGCGAACTTCGGCTCGATTACGACATTCCGCCAATTGGTTTTCGAGCAGGCGCGGGTGAAACTCCACTTCACTGGACCAGGCATTTCCTACCCGGATATAATCAATCGACGGCTCAATACACTCCAGGGCACGGCAGATTTCATCCACCGCCTTGTTGGTATAAGCCATCAGCAGAATGTTTTTATCTGGTTCAGCGTAGAAGGTTTCCACCATCTGCCGGAGTGCACAGGAGGTTTTTCCGGTACCGGGAGGGCCCAGCAACAGAAAGTAGTCCTTCGCCGCTTTGGCCTTAAGAGCCACCCGCTCGAAATCACTCTCCTCCCCGGTCAGTTTATCCAGAACGGATTGGTCTGTTTCCGCCTCCCGTTGCCCTAAAAGCAGGTCGCGGCGCTCTCCTTTTGCTTTGAGGAAGGCTGCAAGGCTTTTGTACATAGCCGTAAAGCCGACATCCATATAGTCGTGCTCGATGGCGTATTTGCTATTTAACGGTAACACTGACGCATTTTTCTGCGGACAACGCAACTGTAACTCCACGGAACTATTATCCATAGCGATGATCGAAGCCTTGATCACCTGACGGTTACAGACGTTATCCTGCGCATTGTTCCGTTCATAAATCAGAACAATGTCGCCCGCACGGAAATTGGGAAGAAAATCACCTTCATAAGCCGGAATGGAAAGTCGGAGACGATGTATATCGTTACGAATCTCGCTCTTTTCGAGGGTCAGGTCGTGCAGAATCTCACCGGACTCAATCTTCTCCTGCAACGAAGCGTTCCAAAGGGTAAAGATGCCGCGATTGGCATCGTAGTCTGAACCGCTGCCGGTCTTGGAGACAAACTGTTCCTTGGTGATGAAATTGTAGAGTCTGTGAAAATAGTCCGATTCAAGCTGAGTCAGATTCTTCAGCCGCTTTTCAAACTTGTCAATATCCGGTTGCAGATAGGTTTCCCAGAATTTCCCAGACATGTTTTTCTCGTTGAGCGTTGTCGCATTCAGAGTCGCGAGGAAACTGCGGGTATAGTCAATCTCGTTTTGATGCTGCACTCCGTAATCACAGAGCACGATGCGGTTACGCACCTCCACTGCGGTCTTCACCAGGCTCCAGAAAGGGCGCTCAGGATAGAGCATCGGATATTTGGAATACATCAGATAGGCCTGCGATTTATGCACATCCACACCCATATTGTAATGGAGGATCGCAAAGTAGAGCATCATCTGCACGTAATGGTTCTCGCGATGGGAAAGCGGCGGTGGAAACTCCTTTGCCTTGCCCGACTTTAACTCGATAAAGCAACTGTAATCCTGCATCATCAGGTCGAGACGCCCCTGAAAGCCAAGCGTCTCACAAAGGAAACCGGGCTCAAGTACCACCTGAGACTTATCTATGCCGTAACTTTTCTGTGGAAAATATTCGTTGACCAGCTTGCTGATATTATCAAACTGAAGTTTACAATCGGCAAAGAACTG
The Parabacteroides sp. FAFU027 DNA segment above includes these coding regions:
- a CDS encoding RnfABCDGE type electron transport complex subunit D is translated as MTQPLIVSPSPHIHSGDSVAKNMHSVLIALVPAFCVAVYAFGLGAITVTATSVAACLLFEYLIQRYLLKGEKTISDGSAILTGVLLAFNLPSNLPLWIVVLGALFAIGVAKMPFGGLGNNLFNPALAGRVFLLISFPAQMTTWPIANAANRFSTVDVETGATHLAVLKGYLSTDSLHFLDLFYGKMGGSLGEISALALLAGFVFLLIRKIITWHIPVSIFASVALFAFLMGSDPVQHLFSGGLMLGAIFMATDYVTSPMTSKGMLIYGASIGLLTMLIRQYGAYPEGVSFAILLMNGVTPLLNTYCKPTRFGEVKHG
- the rsxC gene encoding electron transport complex subunit RsxC, with the protein product MSLSFFQKYKYRTFKKGGIHPPENKLSARKPIVLLHPPTTAVIPIAQSLGIPSSPIVAKGDSVKVGTLIARANGFVSANIHSSVSGVVSKIDEVTDISGYRRPAIFIDVDGDEWESGIDRTDTLVTDIQYSPEDIISKIGQMGIVGLGGATFPTHVKLTPPNGATIEVLLVNAVECEPYLTADHQLMLEKADEILVGIQLLMKALKINKAFIAIENNKADAIRLFREKVKDSSGIEVVALQTQYPQGSEKQLIEAVLNRRVKSGELPASVGATVQNVATVFAVYEAVQKNKPLVERVVTISGSSVLRPSNKLVRIGTPIRQLIEAVGEMPGNTGKIIAGGPMMGKAVVNADVPVVKGCSGILLLTNDEAQRVKMKPCIRCSKCVQACPMELEPYLLGKAGELQLWEMAVKERVMDCIECGTCSYVCPANRPLVDFIRLGKSKAGALLRAQK
- a CDS encoding Fe-S cluster domain-containing protein, producing the protein MSIILISVILLAIVGGTSAIILYVVANRFQVVEDKRVNLLEEILPAANCGGCGYPGCHGFAEACVKASSLNGLRCPVGGDELMSRVGGLLGFEVQVTAPMIAVVRCNGSCDNRPRTSQYDGAKSCAVESMLYGGETGCSFGCLSHGDCVKACMFDAIYINEQTLLPEVVEDKCTACGACVKACPKNIIELRKKGEKSHRIFVNCVNKDKGAISRKACSVSCIACSKCRQVCSYNAITIANNLAYIDCNLCTLCRACVEVCPTSAIAELNFPPQKKTEAEE
- a CDS encoding SoxR reducing system RseC family protein, with protein sequence MIQHEGTIIELNEAKVTIRLYKQSACAGCHAKGSCSVVDQSEIILDLPLPPENLHIGQKVLLEGSVSMGMQAIVYAFVIPLVILIFTLVIFQHYFFSELISGAVSLLMLVPYYLVLYLKRDTLKRKFVFRIKTGI
- the spt gene encoding serine palmitoyltransferase; this translates as MKLMQQKLAEFDAPQKAKALGVYPYFRMIESDQDTEVIINGKKVLMFGSNSYLGLTNHPKIKEAAIAAIKKYGTGCAGSRFLNGTLDIHVELEKRLAKFVGKEDAIIYSTGFQVNLGVVSCLTGRQDYIIWDELDHASIIEGRRLSYSNSVKFRHNDMASLEKALAKCDPDKVKLIVVDGVFSMEGDQAPLTEIVPLAKKYNANLMVDEAHSLGVFGKNGQGLCHASGVTDDVDLIMGTFSKSFASLGGFIATDEITANYLRHNSRSYIFSASITPASTAAVNAALDIMESEPERFEHLWKLTDYALKGFRAIGCEIGHTTTPIIPLFVRDNEKTFLVTKMLLEAGIFVNPVVSPAVAPDSTLIRFSLMATHTFEQLDYAIETIQKCFKQLGII
- a CDS encoding OmpA family protein → MKKISILLLSFMCSMVMIAQNADNPWAIEGQFGKSEYRGDIQNQYWKWDPFYALGGIGISKYLNKSFDLGGYFSLGKIGAEVGTRKFLGGRWDLNLLGKYKLNNGKILSENSIIAPYLAAGLGYADYYNGFGGNSSIFRTGVNMTIPLGGGIKVNLSKNVALQYQLLFNFNESDWNGDKRYDNKIDNFLKHTVGIVISFGGKKDSDKDGVSDKLDACPGTPAGVQVDAKGCPIDSDGDGVADYLDKCPNTPPGAQVDASGCPIDSDNDGVADYLDKCPNTPANVKVDAKGCPLDSDDDGVADYQDQCPNEKGKASTMGCPDRDNDGVADKDDKCPDVAGPASNGGCPVVEKQGIPNLLFATNQYAITPEHQTILSDVVKTLNANKDSKLLVNGHADSTGPDEYNQKLSEKRATSVKVYLVKKKIAAKRISTAGYGETQPVGDNNTEEGKAQNRRAELQLK
- a CDS encoding OmpA family protein, translating into MKKISILLLGVFCSIAIYAQNADKKWAIEALFGKNEYNGDIANDYFKWNKTFYGMGGLGLNFYLDKNFDGGFQATYGKYGSWVNSTSNFLGKKFDLSGLLRYKLNNGYILPENSFFAPYLTAGFGYVNYSGGPKIYESNTAIIPLGVGLKFNFSKTVALQYQWLFNFNASDRQDFKMDNKDDNFMKHSVGLVISFGGKKDKDNDGVLDKYDLCPNTPLGVKVDAKGCPIDSDGDGVADYLDKCPNTPAGVKVDANGCPLDSDGDGVPDYLDKCPNTPAGVQVDANGCPIDSDGDGVADYLDKCPNTPAGVQVDANGCPLDRDGDGVPDYLDKCPDVKGTIENKGCPEIKQETKEVFKRALQGIQFATGKDVILPKSFPILDNVVSIMKENPAYQLDINGHTDNVGKPEANQILSEKRAAAVKAYLVQKGISADRLMSAGFGDKQPVADNKTAAGRQQNRRVEFKVNF
- a CDS encoding DEAD/DEAH box helicase; this translates as MIHHFSPQEYYAELLTLHVSDRKPGDKLMRLRQLFDRFCRQATHEDKLSFANFFSRLDFVVKKYGISPSLNQGLNALRIRTNPSHRDQKTTVSEVEWAIKLLADLIYEVSNEPTPVALFDIYPTGKINFSLKSRFKGERIPKIRCHFSQATGEDSFLAWTDDDPDEPMKVQLSPDFDESVHFAALLEKIHHGASLNLVDVAFDEENHAYLPEMVVLEPDYLMDISALAECFKDYGKHPLNYIYSRLELPANNKYLLLGNVANAFLDAFVNAGEGETVEYGALMKEIFNRNPFDFTTCPDIEQMDAEKQFFADCKLQFDNISKLVNEYFPQKSYGIDKSQVVLEPGFLCETLGFQGRLDLMMQDYSCFIELKSGKAKEFPPPLSHRENHYVQMMLYFAILHYNMGVDVHKSQAYLMYSKYPMLYPERPFWSLVKTAVEVRNRIVLCDYGVQHQNEIDYTRSFLATLNATTLNEKNMSGKFWETYLQPDIDKFEKRLKNLTQLESDYFHRLYNFITKEQFVSKTGSGSDYDANRGIFTLWNASLQEKIESGEILHDLTLEKSEIRNDIHRLRLSIPAYEGDFLPNFRAGDIVLIYERNNAQDNVCNRQVIKASIIAMDNSSVELQLRCPQKNASVLPLNSKYAIEHDYMDVGFTAMYKSLAAFLKAKGERRDLLLGQREAETDQSVLDKLTGEESDFERVALKAKAAKDYFLLLGPPGTGKTSCALRQMVETFYAEPDKNILLMAYTNKAVDEICRALECIEPSIDYIRVGNAWSSEVEFHPRLLENQLAECRNRAEVRQRLQNCRVYVSTVPTMNGRTGLFRLKRFDVAIVDEASQIIEPQLLWLLCAKDRHGENAIGKFVLIGDHKQLPAVVVQSPSESEVKEESLRQIGLLNFREALFERLFRNATEKGLTHCIDMLHRQGRMHEEVAEFANKAFYHNRLRVVPTPHQEEDLPYEQKGEDSFTQLLASKRIHFFPTTTSSSDISFKINSNEAKLTAEICRSVYDLYKLNDIPFHGGESVGIITPYRSQIAAIRRELQNTGITELQGLSVDTVERFQGGQRDVIIYSFCVNRLHQLAFLPNITIDEGVEVDRKLNVALTRAKKQLFILGNPEILEKNPIYKRLLDWLG